A part of Sebastes umbrosus isolate fSebUmb1 chromosome 21, fSebUmb1.pri, whole genome shotgun sequence genomic DNA contains:
- the LOC119480632 gene encoding uncharacterized protein LOC119480632 isoform X1: protein MLFFPREIYLLSASIRRLLDDRYASLIRPGQVLHLVVTNLRNRPLSRASVESMGESLVCMYHNLITGFNDFPLVPHRGKLRIRRVATPFARRKQKQRHRENTRPSPPEEAPPGLIVLAPHARHTLPTILTPGIPERADLGILMGDHRNHVRCVEVDGRTVTRVVSLVYRSDGTQLRNRWRVSDYGADGQVLMSTLCKFNTETQSQSQSPSPSPSPIPRQKRKVAEEGSSGRPSLPEKRLRV, encoded by the exons atgttgttcTTCCCGCGTGAGATCTACCTGCTGTCTGCAAGCATCAGGCGTCTGCTGGATGACAGATATG CTTCTCTGATTCGGCCCGGACAAGTCCTTCATCTGGTAGTCACCAACTTGAGGAACCGTCCTCTGAGCAGGGCCAGCGTGGAGTCCATGGGGGAGTCCCTCGTGTGCATGTACCACAACCTCATTACAGGCTTCAATGACTTTCCTCTAGTCCCGCACAGGGGAAAGTTACGCATACGTCGCGTGGCCACACCCTTCGCGAGGCGGAAGCAGAAGCAGAGGCATAGAGAGAACACCAGACCGTCTCCTCCAGAGGAAGCACCGCCAGGTCTGATTGTGCTCGCTCCCCATGCCAGGCATACTCTTCCAACTATTCTGactccaggcattcctgagagAGCAGATCTGGGAATCCTGATGGGGGACCACAGGAACCACGTCCGATGCGTCGAGGTTGATGGCAGGACTGTGACCAGAGTCGTCTCCCTTGTTTACCGCTCCGATGGCACTCAGCTGAGAAACCGCTGGAGGGTGAGCGACTACGGAGCAGACGGACAAGTCCTCATGTCAACCCTCTGCAAATTCAACACAGAGACGcagagtcagagtcagagtcCGAGTCCGAGTCCGAGTCCGATTCCGAGGCAGAAGAGAAAGGTCGCTGAGGAAGGGAGCAGTGGCCGTCCGTCTCTGCCAGAGAAACGCCTCAGAGTGTGA
- the LOC119480632 gene encoding uncharacterized protein LOC119480632 isoform X2 produces MLFFPREIYLLSASIRRLLDDRYASLIRPGQVLHLVVTNLRNRPLSRASVESMGESLVCMYHNLITGFNDFPLVPHRGKLRIRRVATPFARRKQKQRHRENTRPSPPEEAPPGLIVLAPHARHTLPTILTPGIPERADLGILMGDHRNHVRCVEVDGRTVTRVVSLVYRSDGTQLSNRWRVSDYGAEGQVLMSTLCKFNTETQSPSPSPSPSPIPIPRQKRKVAEEGSSGRPSLPEKRLRV; encoded by the exons atgttgttcTTCCCGCGTGAGATCTACCTGCTGTCTGCAAGCATCAGGCGTCTGCTGGATGACAGATATG CTTCTCTGATTCGGCCCGGACAAGTCCTTCATCTGGTAGTCACCAACTTGAGGAACCGTCCTCTGAGCAGGGCCAGCGTGGAGTCCATGGGGGAGTCCCTCGTGTGCATGTACCACAACCTCATTACAGGCTTCAATGACTTTCCTCTAGTCCCGCACAGGGGAAAGTTACGCATACGTCGCGTGGCCACACCCTTCGCGAGGCGGAAGCAGAAGCAGAGGCATAGAGAGAACACCAGACCGTCTCCTCCAGAGGAAGCACCGCCAGGTCTGATTGTGCTCGCTCCCCATGCCAGGCATACTCTTCCAACTATTCTGactccaggcattcctgagagAGCAGATCTGGGAATCCTGATGGGGGACCACAGGAACCACGTCCGATGCGTCGAGGTTGATGGCAGGACTGTGACCAGAGTCGTCTCC CTTGTTTACCGCTCCGACGGCACTCAGCTGAGTAACCGCTGGAGGGTGAGCGACTACGGAGCAGAAGGACAAGTCCTCATGTCAACCCTCTGCAAATTCAACACAGAGACGCAGAGTCCGAGTCCGAGTCCGAGTCCGAGTCCGATTCCGATTCCGAGGCAGAAGAGAAAGGTCGCTGAGGAAGGGAGCAGCGGCCGTCCGTCTCTGCCAGAGAAACGCCTCAGAGTGTGA
- the LOC119480632 gene encoding uncharacterized protein LOC119480632 isoform X3, translated as MKELVSTFSLLKLAASLIRPGQVLHLVVTNLRNRPLSRASVESMGESLVCMYHNLITGFNDFPLVPHRGKLRIRRVATPFARRKQKQRHRENTRPSPPEEAPPGLIVLAPHARHTLPTILTPGIPERADLGILMGDHRNHVRCVEVDGRTVTRVVSLVYRSDGTQLRNRWRVSDYGADGQVLMSTLCKFNTETQSQSQSPSPSPSPIPRQKRKVAEEGSSGRPSLPEKRLRV; from the exons ATGAAGGAGTTAGTGAGCACGTTTTCGTTGTTGAAGCTAGCCG CTTCTCTGATTCGGCCCGGACAAGTCCTTCATCTGGTAGTCACCAACTTGAGGAACCGTCCTCTGAGCAGGGCCAGCGTGGAGTCCATGGGGGAGTCCCTCGTGTGCATGTACCACAACCTCATTACAGGCTTCAATGACTTTCCTCTAGTCCCGCACAGGGGAAAGTTACGCATACGTCGCGTGGCCACACCCTTCGCGAGGCGGAAGCAGAAGCAGAGGCATAGAGAGAACACCAGACCGTCTCCTCCAGAGGAAGCACCGCCAGGTCTGATTGTGCTCGCTCCCCATGCCAGGCATACTCTTCCAACTATTCTGactccaggcattcctgagagAGCAGATCTGGGAATCCTGATGGGGGACCACAGGAACCACGTCCGATGCGTCGAGGTTGATGGCAGGACTGTGACCAGAGTCGTCTCCCTTGTTTACCGCTCCGATGGCACTCAGCTGAGAAACCGCTGGAGGGTGAGCGACTACGGAGCAGACGGACAAGTCCTCATGTCAACCCTCTGCAAATTCAACACAGAGACGcagagtcagagtcagagtcCGAGTCCGAGTCCGAGTCCGATTCCGAGGCAGAAGAGAAAGGTCGCTGAGGAAGGGAGCAGTGGCCGTCCGTCTCTGCCAGAGAAACGCCTCAGAGTGTGA